In Microcoleus sp. AS-A8, one DNA window encodes the following:
- a CDS encoding DUF445 family protein: protein MDLATVWIYVAPPVAGAIIGYFTNDIAIKMLFRPYKAIYIGKRQLPFTPGLIPRNQARLALRIADTIMGSLLTPGELQNLAQRLLQTERVQGAILWLLQLALDQIKVDKEQKTAKILANILRDLFGESLPRLLKVLARREDFLEAQINQIFDQILLDFQLSEAQARKLSDWLLQVVLPPDVMRQALVDFLTDRNIQIIDEGFREKSSGTYWVVANLLGLRNSLTRLRTYCLDDKDAANARLAELLLSLSIRERVRAWLQNISLQNLPLSTVRQLRKTTRESVRSYVQERGADVLKGLGESIDWNNLAVLILNRLRNSAAVTTSLNVISRELALILERYLEEDLEKIVAQIIPILSIDQVIVDRVKATTPEELELTIQGIVKNELQAIVNLGGVLGLIVGLVQTGILLLR from the coding sequence TTGGATCTAGCTACTGTTTGGATTTACGTTGCTCCTCCCGTGGCGGGTGCAATTATTGGCTATTTCACCAACGATATAGCCATTAAAATGCTATTCCGCCCGTACAAAGCTATTTATATTGGGAAGCGTCAGCTACCCTTTACACCGGGCTTGATTCCTCGCAATCAAGCACGCCTTGCACTGCGGATTGCTGACACGATTATGGGGTCGCTGCTGACCCCTGGTGAATTGCAAAACCTGGCCCAGCGTCTACTGCAAACTGAGCGAGTGCAGGGAGCTATTCTCTGGCTCTTGCAGCTAGCGTTGGATCAAATCAAGGTTGATAAAGAGCAGAAAACCGCCAAAATTCTCGCCAATATTCTGCGCGATTTATTCGGTGAGTCGTTACCTCGATTGCTGAAGGTACTCGCTCGCCGTGAAGATTTTTTGGAAGCTCAAATCAACCAAATTTTTGATCAAATTTTATTGGACTTTCAGCTCAGTGAAGCACAGGCACGAAAGCTTTCTGATTGGCTGTTGCAGGTCGTTCTCCCTCCTGATGTCATGCGTCAGGCGCTAGTTGACTTTTTGACTGACCGAAATATTCAGATTATTGATGAAGGTTTTCGAGAAAAGTCAAGTGGAACCTATTGGGTTGTAGCGAATTTGTTGGGTCTACGTAACTCTTTGACACGCCTACGAACCTATTGCTTGGATGACAAAGATGCTGCGAATGCGCGACTTGCAGAACTATTACTTTCTCTTTCCATCCGAGAACGCGTGCGAGCATGGCTGCAAAATATCTCCTTGCAAAATCTGCCACTCTCAACGGTGCGACAACTGCGTAAAACGACCCGTGAATCTGTCCGTAGCTATGTTCAAGAACGGGGTGCTGATGTACTGAAGGGATTAGGTGAATCTATTGATTGGAATAATCTGGCAGTACTCATTCTCAATCGGCTGCGGAATTCGGCAGCCGTGACAACATCGTTGAACGTGATTAGCCGGGAATTGGCGTTAATTTTAGAGCGTTATTTAGAAGAAGATTTAGAAAAAATTGTCGCCCAAATTATCCCAATTTTGTCAATCGATCAGGTGATTGTTGACCGGGTTAAGGCAACAACGCCTGAGGAGCTAGAACTCACCATTCAAGGCATTGTCAAGAATGAATTACAAGCTATTGTTAATTTAGGCGGAGTTTTGGGCTTGATTGTTGGATTGGTACAGACCGGTATACTCCTGCTTCGCTAA
- a CDS encoding phosphoserine transaminase yields the protein MLPPATMPEHLTPPTTKPRVSHFSSGPCAKRPGWSVSNLQNACVGRSHRSEDGKAKLAEVIERSKKILGVPADYRLGIVPASDTGAVEMALWSLLGERPVDILAWESFGQEWVKDVVDELKLPDLRLIKAPYGSLPDLDQVDFSHDVVFLWNGTTSGVRVPNGDWIKDDRQGLTICDATSAVFAMDVPWNKLDVVTYSWQKVLGGEAQHGIIVLSPRAVERLERYQPAWPIPKIFHLAQKGKLIEGIFKGDTINTPSMLCVEDALDGLTWAESVGGLPGLIRRSEANLNAIAQWVEQSSWADFLAEKSETRSCTSICLKIVDSWFTNLSPEEQAKYTKKLAKLLEKQEVAYDIAPYRAAPPGLRIWGGATVETADIEALLPWLDWAYATLKAELAPVA from the coding sequence ATGCTGCCCCCAGCAACCATGCCAGAACATCTTACTCCTCCCACAACCAAGCCTCGCGTTTCTCATTTCTCCTCAGGCCCTTGTGCAAAACGCCCTGGTTGGTCTGTTTCTAATCTTCAAAACGCCTGTGTCGGTCGTTCCCATCGTTCTGAAGATGGTAAAGCCAAATTAGCAGAAGTTATTGAGCGCTCCAAGAAAATCCTCGGCGTTCCTGCCGATTATCGCTTGGGCATCGTTCCAGCTTCTGACACAGGTGCCGTGGAGATGGCCTTGTGGTCACTGTTGGGAGAACGCCCTGTTGATATCCTGGCTTGGGAAAGTTTTGGTCAGGAGTGGGTAAAAGATGTCGTAGATGAGCTCAAGTTGCCCGATCTTCGGCTGATCAAGGCACCCTATGGCAGCTTGCCAGATTTAGACCAAGTTGATTTTAGCCATGATGTGGTGTTCTTGTGGAATGGCACAACTTCAGGCGTCCGGGTTCCCAATGGTGATTGGATTAAAGATGACCGACAGGGATTGACCATCTGCGATGCCACATCGGCTGTGTTTGCCATGGATGTCCCGTGGAACAAGTTGGATGTGGTGACATATTCTTGGCAAAAGGTCTTGGGTGGGGAAGCCCAGCATGGGATCATCGTCCTCTCACCCCGCGCTGTGGAACGACTCGAACGCTATCAACCCGCTTGGCCAATCCCTAAAATCTTTCATCTGGCGCAAAAAGGCAAGCTGATTGAAGGCATTTTTAAAGGAGATACCATCAACACCCCCTCCATGTTATGCGTCGAAGATGCCCTCGATGGGCTGACATGGGCGGAAAGCGTCGGTGGACTGCCTGGGTTAATTCGCCGCAGCGAAGCGAACCTGAATGCGATCGCCCAATGGGTTGAGCAAAGTTCTTGGGCGGATTTTCTCGCCGAAAAATCGGAGACACGTTCTTGTACCTCCATTTGCTTGAAGATTGTTGATTCTTGGTTTACGAACCTCAGCCCGGAAGAGCAAGCCAAATATACTAAGAAATTGGCGAAACTGCTAGAAAAGCAGGAAGTAGCTTACGATATTGCACCCTATCGCGCAGCCCCACCCGGATTGCGGATTTGGGGAGGAGCAACGGTAGAAACCGCAGATATTGAAGCCTTACTTCCCTGGTTGGATTGGGCTTATGCAACCTTGAAAGCTGAGCTTGCGCCTGTGGCTTAA
- the pdxH gene encoding pyridoxamine 5'-phosphate oxidase, which translates to MDIENLRQQYTRAGLRRQDLKADPFEQFEIWFKEACAANLLEPNAMILATASAQAEPSVRTVLLKYFDREGLIFFTNYESKKSRQIQENPQVSLLFLWLPLERQVQIIGTAAKISTADSLKYFTARPRGSQIGAWSSQQSSIISSRQILEMQFEQMKQKFMNNEVPLPSFWGGYRVIPRSFEFWQGRPNRLHDRFLYSRQEPESWEVNRLSP; encoded by the coding sequence ATGGACATCGAAAATTTACGACAACAATATACACGAGCCGGTCTCAGACGCCAAGACCTGAAGGCAGACCCCTTTGAGCAGTTTGAAATTTGGTTTAAAGAAGCGTGTGCGGCTAATCTCTTAGAGCCAAACGCAATGATTTTGGCGACAGCATCTGCACAAGCGGAACCTTCGGTGCGGACTGTGCTTTTGAAATACTTTGATCGGGAAGGATTGATATTTTTTACAAATTACGAAAGTAAAAAATCTCGCCAAATTCAAGAAAATCCTCAAGTCTCTCTACTTTTTCTGTGGTTACCCTTAGAACGTCAAGTGCAAATCATTGGAACGGCTGCAAAAATTTCTACGGCTGATTCACTCAAATATTTTACAGCTCGTCCTAGAGGTAGCCAAATCGGAGCTTGGTCTTCGCAACAAAGTTCTATCATTTCATCACGCCAAATTTTGGAGATGCAGTTTGAACAAATGAAGCAAAAATTCATGAATAATGAAGTCCCCCTCCCCTCTTTTTGGGGCGGTTATCGTGTGATTCCCCGCAGTTTTGAATTTTGGCAGGGGCGTCCCAACCGACTTCACGATCGCTTTTTGTATTCTCGCCAAGAACCTGAATCTTGGGAGGTTAACAGGCTATCTCCGTAA